One window from the genome of Nocardioides panaciterrulae encodes:
- a CDS encoding phage major capsid protein, with amino-acid sequence MTSVADQLMERRAALVKDMQNLASGAVQEGRDLSSEEQSKFDAMNAEVDALATRAQSIIDGETRAKELEDSFRKVTGREPEERGNDAESEFAKWARDESRGAYDIPAVRGLLTRLTESRRAEESRDMSGAGGLGKAGVYGQLWEYALAASELLQAGVTLFDTSDGNTIPMPKATAHADVDGAVLNPNDPVVESDSTITTVDLSVSKYGFITNVPNELIQDATFDLEGYLARNAGRRLGNKVAAIAAAAAASGFTTAGVTSPAGVLTNLGSQDTAGQGSDLLIDLFHSVLPAYRTGAMFGMNDQAAAVVRKLKTSTGEPVWQPALVAGDPDMVLGKPVKIVPEFDGFAASKKPIFFGDWSALYVRIAGGLRFERSTDAGFENDQTKFRGIVRTGSVAIDPNAVKHLATPAA; translated from the coding sequence ATGACCTCCGTGGCAGACCAGCTCATGGAGCGCCGCGCGGCGCTCGTCAAGGACATGCAGAACCTCGCCAGCGGCGCCGTGCAGGAGGGCCGCGACCTCTCGAGCGAGGAGCAGTCCAAGTTCGACGCGATGAACGCCGAGGTGGACGCCCTCGCCACGCGGGCGCAGTCGATCATCGACGGCGAGACCCGCGCGAAAGAGCTCGAGGACTCCTTCCGCAAGGTCACCGGCCGCGAGCCCGAGGAGCGCGGCAACGACGCCGAGTCCGAGTTCGCGAAGTGGGCCCGCGACGAGAGCCGCGGCGCCTACGACATCCCGGCCGTCCGGGGCCTCCTGACCCGGCTCACCGAGAGCCGCCGCGCCGAGGAGAGCCGCGACATGTCCGGCGCCGGCGGCCTGGGCAAGGCCGGCGTCTACGGCCAGCTGTGGGAGTACGCCCTGGCGGCCTCCGAGCTGCTGCAGGCCGGCGTGACGCTGTTCGACACCTCGGATGGCAACACCATCCCGATGCCGAAGGCGACCGCGCACGCCGACGTCGACGGCGCCGTCCTGAACCCGAACGACCCGGTCGTCGAGTCCGACTCCACCATCACCACGGTGGACCTCTCGGTCAGCAAGTACGGCTTCATCACCAACGTGCCGAACGAGCTGATCCAGGACGCCACGTTCGACCTCGAGGGCTACCTGGCCCGGAACGCCGGACGCCGCCTGGGCAACAAGGTCGCCGCCATCGCGGCCGCCGCTGCTGCCTCCGGGTTCACCACCGCCGGTGTGACCAGCCCGGCCGGTGTCCTGACCAACCTCGGTTCGCAGGACACCGCTGGCCAGGGCTCCGACCTGCTGATCGACCTGTTCCACTCGGTGCTCCCGGCCTACCGGACCGGCGCCATGTTCGGCATGAACGACCAGGCCGCGGCCGTGGTCCGCAAGCTGAAGACCTCGACCGGCGAGCCTGTGTGGCAGCCGGCCCTGGTCGCCGGCGACCCGGACATGGTTCTCGGCAAGCCGGTGAAGATCGTCCCCGAGTTCGACGGGTTCGCCGCCTCGAAGAAGCCCATCTTCTTCGGTGACTGGTCGGCGCTGTACGTCCGCATCGCGGGCGGCCTGCGCTTCGAGCGGTCCACCGACGCGGGCTTCGAGAACGACCAGACCAAGTTCCGCGGCATCGTCCGCACGGGCTCGGTCGCGATCGACCCCAACGCGGTCAAGCACCTCGCCACCCCGGCGGCGTGA